A portion of the Desulfobaccales bacterium genome contains these proteins:
- a CDS encoding CBS domain-containing protein has protein sequence MTEETLATAAPSGPPELSDADIYEAMKEIPGYLDITPGSFKEVYRLAFRLARKRLFEEVTAAHLMTREVIAVRPETPVEEVAQAMGRAGISGVPVVDGENRVVGVISERDFLQRMGAKEGNFMSLVALCLKTRGCVAVPIKEKRAADLMSAPAVTVAPDTPLREILQLFDTRHINRVPVADAAGRLQGIITRGDLIRVLGGLK, from the coding sequence ATGACCGAGGAAACCTTGGCCACGGCAGCCCCCTCCGGCCCGCCGGAGCTCAGCGACGCCGATATCTATGAGGCCATGAAGGAGATCCCCGGCTACCTGGACATCACCCCGGGGAGCTTCAAGGAGGTTTACCGGCTGGCCTTCCGGCTGGCCCGGAAACGCCTCTTTGAGGAGGTGACCGCAGCTCACCTCATGACCCGGGAGGTGATCGCAGTGCGGCCGGAGACCCCGGTGGAGGAGGTGGCCCAGGCCATGGGGCGGGCCGGGATTTCCGGGGTGCCGGTGGTGGATGGGGAGAACCGGGTGGTGGGGGTGATCAGCGAGCGGGATTTCCTCCAGCGCATGGGGGCCAAAGAGGGCAATTTCATGAGCCTGGTGGCCCTTTGTCTTAAGACCAGGGGCTGCGTGGCCGTGCCCATCAAGGAGAAGCGGGCCGCCGATCTGATGAGCGCGCCGGCGGTGACGGTGGCTCCCGACACGCCTTTGCGGGAGATCCTGCAGCTGTTTGATACCCGCCACATCAACCGGGTGCCGGTGGCGGATGCCGCGGGACGCCTTCAGGGCATCATCACCCGGGGGGACCTCATCCGGGTGCTGGGAGGGCTCAAGTGA
- a CDS encoding HPP family protein: MSRLSEYFRKMAGTSISPPGVDLQEMLVSGLGGFVGIGLLALLESHLVAGTDLVLLIGSFGASAVLVYGAVKSPLAQPRNVLGGHLLSALVGVSAVKLLGPHTWLTPALAVGLSLILMHATRTLHPPGGATALIAVMGGPKIQQLGYLYVLLPVGAGAVLLLAVALLFNNLIPRRRYPEFWW; the protein is encoded by the coding sequence GTGAGCCGCCTGAGCGAGTATTTCCGGAAGATGGCGGGCACCTCCATCAGCCCGCCGGGGGTGGATCTCCAGGAAATGCTCGTTTCCGGGCTGGGAGGCTTTGTGGGCATCGGCCTCTTAGCACTTTTGGAGTCCCACCTGGTGGCGGGCACGGACCTGGTGCTGCTCATCGGCTCCTTCGGGGCCTCGGCGGTATTGGTGTACGGGGCGGTGAAAAGCCCCCTGGCCCAGCCCCGCAATGTCCTGGGGGGGCACCTCCTCTCCGCCCTGGTGGGGGTCAGTGCGGTGAAGCTCCTGGGGCCCCACACCTGGCTCACTCCGGCCCTGGCGGTGGGCCTAAGCCTCATCCTCATGCACGCCACCCGCACCCTGCACCCCCCAGGCGGGGCCACGGCCCTCATCGCCGTGATGGGGGGACCCAAGATCCAGCAACTGGGGTACCTGTATGTGCTGTTGCCGGTGGGGGCCGGGGCGGTGCTTCTGCTGGCGGTGGCGCTCCTCTTCAACAATCTTATCCCGAGGCGGCGCTACCCGGAGTTCTGGTGGTGA
- a CDS encoding RsbRD N-terminal domain-containing protein, translated as MTLKRLLSERRAAILEKWRDRVFACYPPETASFMRQEADHFSNPVAHRLTEGLKGIYAALLGESPAAEVSAQLDEVLRIWAVQDFTPSQALAFVFFLKPIIREELAGELKADAALAAELLDLESRLDGVALLGFDVYMQRREKLSELKVSEMKARISGLLRRVGVDPTTL; from the coding sequence ATGACTTTGAAGCGACTCCTGAGCGAGCGCCGGGCCGCCATCCTGGAGAAGTGGCGGGACCGGGTCTTTGCCTGTTATCCCCCGGAGACCGCCAGCTTTATGCGGCAGGAGGCCGACCACTTCAGCAACCCGGTGGCCCATCGCCTCACCGAGGGGCTGAAAGGGATTTACGCCGCCCTCTTGGGGGAGTCCCCGGCGGCGGAGGTCTCGGCCCAGCTGGATGAGGTGCTGCGCATCTGGGCGGTGCAGGATTTCACCCCCTCCCAGGCCCTGGCGTTCGTCTTTTTCCTCAAGCCCATCATTCGGGAGGAGCTGGCAGGTGAGCTCAAGGCCGATGCCGCCCTCGCGGCGGAGCTGCTGGATCTGGAATCCCGCCTGGACGGCGTGGCTCTGTTGGGCTTCGACGTCTACATGCAGCGGCGGGAGAAGCTCTCCGAGCTGAAGGTGTCGGAGATGAAGGCCCGGATCAGCGGTCTCCTCCGGCGGGTGGGGGTGGATCCCACCACCCTGTAA
- the dsrM gene encoding sulfate reduction electron transfer complex DsrMKJOP subunit DsrM, with translation MNFTQRHITVALAAVLGLIAVAYVGVQGNLQLLFGVVVPYLALLLFFEGIIYRVIKWARSPVPFKIPTTAGQVKSLPWIPRTLGDKLDNPESKAWVFGRMALEVLAFRSLFRNTRTELVSDPKFPEKARLVHWSYKWLWLGAIAFHYAFLIIVLRHLRFFFEPTPQPIALLSEIDGFWQFFIPTFYLTDIIIVLALLYLLGRRLANANLRYITLASDYFPLFLILGIVTTGILMRYFFKTDITAVKQLVMGLVSLKPVIPAGISPLFYVHLFLVCVLLAYFPYSKLLHAPGVFFSPTRNMPGNNRWELHVNPWNYPVKFHPYMEYEDQFRDAMYEAGIPVEKEPETAEVEEE, from the coding sequence ATGAATTTTACCCAACGTCATATCACGGTGGCCCTGGCGGCGGTCCTGGGACTCATCGCCGTGGCCTACGTGGGGGTGCAGGGGAACCTCCAGCTCCTCTTCGGGGTGGTGGTGCCGTATCTGGCTCTCCTGCTCTTCTTTGAGGGGATCATCTACCGGGTCATCAAATGGGCCCGCTCTCCGGTTCCCTTCAAAATCCCCACCACTGCCGGGCAGGTGAAGTCCCTGCCGTGGATCCCCCGCACCCTGGGGGACAAACTGGACAATCCCGAAAGCAAGGCCTGGGTGTTCGGTCGCATGGCCCTGGAGGTCCTGGCCTTCCGCAGCCTCTTTCGCAATACCCGCACCGAGCTGGTCAGCGACCCCAAGTTTCCGGAAAAGGCCCGGCTGGTGCACTGGTCCTACAAGTGGCTGTGGCTGGGGGCCATTGCCTTCCATTACGCCTTTCTCATCATTGTGCTCAGGCACCTCCGGTTCTTCTTTGAACCCACCCCCCAACCCATCGCCCTGCTCTCGGAGATTGACGGTTTCTGGCAGTTCTTCATCCCCACCTTCTATCTGACGGACATCATCATCGTCCTGGCCCTGCTGTATCTGCTGGGCCGGCGGCTGGCCAACGCCAACCTGCGCTACATCACCCTGGCGTCTGACTACTTCCCGCTGTTTCTCATTTTGGGCATTGTCACCACCGGGATTTTGATGCGCTATTTCTTCAAGACCGACATCACCGCGGTGAAGCAGCTGGTCATGGGCCTGGTGAGCCTGAAACCGGTGATCCCGGCTGGGATTTCGCCCCTGTTTTACGTGCATCTCTTCCTGGTGTGTGTGCTCTTGGCCTATTTTCCTTACAGCAAGCTCCTGCATGCCCCGGGGGTCTTCTTCAGCCCGACCCGCAATATGCCCGGCAACAACCGGTGGGAGCTGCACGTCAACCCCTGGAATTATCCGGTGAAGTTCCACCCCTACATGGAGTACGAGGACCAGTTCCGGGATGCCATGTATGAGGCCGGGATTCCGGTGGAGAAAGAACCTGAAACCGCGGAAGTGGAAGAGGAGTAA